The Primulina eburnea isolate SZY01 chromosome 13, ASM2296580v1, whole genome shotgun sequence genome includes a region encoding these proteins:
- the LOC140809686 gene encoding protein VACUOLELESS GAMETOPHYTES-like produces the protein MRYNEISHFSHPQHNLKFEYSESPFKCDGCNEVGIGSRYKCAAAACNFDLHTHCAIPSTSISHPFYTKCSFQFLSRPPGTVARYCNACEKDVSGFVYHCKSCGFDLHPCCAKLPMVLDDGEIKLYLYRKVSSPCHRCGRKGRSWSYRSSCKKYNLHVACVKEMLVDSWHEIYTGACRGGAWGTKYSGGCGKLETRIPSLKDTLETHNHRKKSRGKAEKCCEVAALALQFVISAVLGDPTTLIAGVVASLMSK, from the exons ATGAGATACAATGAAATCTCCCACTTCAGCCACCCGCAGCACAACCTGAAGTTCGAGTACAGCGAGTCGCCGTTCAAGTGCGACGGCTGCAACGAAGTCGGCATCGGCTCTCGCTACAAGTGCGCCGCGGCCGCCTGTAACTTCGACCTCCACACCCACTGCGCCATCCCTTCCACTTCCATTTCCCACCCTTTCTACACCAAGTGCTCGTTCCAGTTCCTCTCCCGCCCGCCGGGGACGGTGGCACGTTACTGCAATGCATGCGAGAAGGACGTGTCAGGGTTCGTGTACCACTGCAAGTCTTGTGGGTTCGATCTCCATCCCTGCTGTGCTAAGCTTCCGATGGTGCTCGACGACGGTGAGATCAAACTGTATTTATACAGGAAAGTCTCCTCGCCGTGCCACAG GTGTGGGAGAAAGGGGAGGAGCTGGAGCTATAGATCTTCATGCAAGAAGTACAATCTCCATGTTGCGTGCGTAAAAGAAATGCTGGTAGATAGCTGGCACGAGATCTACACCGGGGCGTGCCGCGGTGGCGCATGGGGGACCAAATACTCCGGAGGCTGCGGGAAACTGGAAACGAGGATTCCGAGCCTGAAAGATACATTGGAGACTCATAATCACAGGAAGAAGAGCAGAGGGAAGGCGGAGAAATGCTGCGAGGTGGCAGCGTTGGCTCTGCAGTTCGTTATCTCCGCCGTGTTAGGGGATCCCACCACCCTCATTGCTGGGGTCGTGGCCTCCTTGATGTCCAAGTGA